TTCCCAATTCCCTTTATAGACTGTATTACACCAACATCTCCGGCTGCAATAGCATTGATGATTTGCTTTGGCTCTATTGAGGACAACATGGTTCTGGCAATATTGGCTCCGATACCGGAAACCGACAGTAACATTCTGAATATTTCGCGTTCTGATTTTTCTACAAAACCATATAAAGTATGCGCATCTTCTTTAATTTGAAGATGCGTATACAATTTTATAAAATCTGCATTAGGTAATAATGAAAAAGTGTGTAACGATATATTAACGTGATATCCTACTCCGCCACAATCAATTACAACTTCTGTGGGGTTCTTTTCAACTAATTTCCCCTGCAAATGTGCTATCATAGTTTAATTTATATTATCAAATATAATAAAAATAAGATTGATTATCCGATTCTTACGATTTCTAACTATTTAGCTAATTTATTTTTTTTAATTTCTTTTTCCTGTGCATCAATAACAGCGATTGCAGCCATGTTTACCATTTCTTCCACGCTTGCGCCCAATTGGAAAATGTGTACAGGTTTGTCTAATCCCATCATGATTGGACCAATAGAACTAGATTTATTTAATTCTTTCATTAGCTTATAAGTAATATTTGCTGACTCCAGGTTAGGGAATACCAGTGTATTTACTTTT
The sequence above is drawn from the Flavobacterium sp. N2038 genome and encodes:
- the ruvA gene encoding Holliday junction branch migration protein RuvA — protein: MIAHLQGKLVEKNPTEVVIDCGGVGYHVNISLHTFSLLPNADFIKLYTHLQIKEDAHTLYGFVEKSEREIFRMLLSVSGIGANIARTMLSSIEPKQIINAIAAGDVGVIQSIKGIGNKTAQRVILDLKEKMLKLYDLDEVSIVQSNTNRDEALSALEVLGFVRKASEKVVEKIVKEDPEATAETIIKRALKSL